AGCCGACAGTCGCGTTCAGCGATGCATCGCCACCGGACATCCGCCGGTTCATCGAGATGACTTCCGCTTCGGTCACACCCAGCTGCGTCGCGATCTTCTCGACGTTTTCGGGCCGCAGATCGCCCTCTTCCAGCGCGCCGATCTTGTTCTTGGCCTTGCGCAGGTTGAAGAACAGCTTTTTCTGACCCGATGTCGTGCCGAGCTTCACCAGGGACCAGGAGCGCAGGATATATTCCTGAATAGACGCGCGGATCCACCACATCGCGTAGGTCGCCAGCCGGAATCCCTTTTCGGGATCAAAGCGCTTTACCGCCTGCATCAGGCCCACGTTCGCCTCCGAGATCACCTCGGCCTGCGGCAGACCGTAGCCCCGGTAGCCCATCGCGATCTTCGCAGCCAGACGCAGGTGCGATGTCACCATTTTATGCGCCGCCTCGGTGTCCTGTTCCTCGACCCAGCGTTTGGCCAGCATGTATTCCTCTTCCGGCTCCAGCAGGGGAAACTTTCGGATCTCCTGCATATAGCGGTTGAGGCCACCTTCCGGCGTGGGTGCGGGCAGGTTTGCGTAATTCGCCATGTTTCTATCCTTCGTCCCTGAAACCCCATGTTACGAGGTTTAACATACCATATGGGCGCGGTGATTTACACATACAAGTCTGTGCCGCGCGGTTCACGTTCATACCTACACAACGATTGTTAACGAGGAATGATCCATCCGCACGGATCACCCCATCGTGCATTTCGTTACAGTGCTACGTTTTGTCACGATTTGCGCAAAGCATAATCAGGTGAGGCAGCTTAGCAGATCTTCCATGTCTTGCGCCAAAGGCGCTTCGAACCGGATCAGCTCACCGCTGAGTGGATGTGTAAACCCCAAGACTGCCGCGTGCAGCGCCTGCCGGTCGAACCCGCGCACCGCCTCTGTCGCGGTCTCCGACAGCGCCGCCTTGGGCAGCTTGCGGCGCCCGCCGTAGACCGGATCACCCACAAGGCTGTGGCCCGCGTGGGCCATATGCACACGGATCTGGTGCGTGCGCCCGGTTTCGAGCCAGCATCCCATCAACGCCAGAACCGGCGGCACGCCAAAAGTTTCGATGCATCTGGCACGGGTCACGGCGTGTTTGCCGCCCTGAAACAGGACCGCCTGCCGCTGCCGGTCGGTCCGGTGGCGCGCCAGTTGCGTTGTCAGCTTCAGGATATTGCCTGTCTCGAAACTCGCGCCCTTCACCCCCCTGAGCCGTGGATCGTTGGCATCGGGAACGCCGTAGACCAAGGCGCGGTAGTAGCGCTCCACGGTATGCGCCTCGAACTGCTTGGCCAGCCCGTGATGCGCCGCATCGGATTTCGCGACGACCAGCAGCCCCGAGGTGTCCTTGTCGATCCGGTGCACGATACCGGGGCGCTTCATGCCGCCCACACCGGACAGATCGTCGCCGCAATGGGCAAGAAGCGCGTTCACCAGCGTGCCCGACGGCGATCCGGGTGCGGGATGCACGACCATGCCCGCGGGCTTGTTAACGACGATCAGGTCTTCATCCTCGAAAATGATATCGAGCGGGATTGCCTCTGGCTGGATATGGCTTTCTTCCGCTTCCTCGACGTCGATGTCGATCTTGGCACCCTCGCCCACAACCGCGCGCGGGTCGCGCTGGATTTCCTCGTTCACATAAACCGAACCGGACTCGATCAGACGTGCCAGCCGGGTGCGCGACAATGCGGCGTCCTCTGGCACATCCCGCGCCAGCGCCTTATCAAGACGGGGCGGCGGCGTTTCGCCGAGGATGAATGTGATACGGCGGTGCGACATGGACGAGCTTCCTGAACCGGGCAACCTGCGGTTTTTGCGCCGCATGGTGACGGTGCTGACCTTGGTCATGATTGGCGGTGTCGTAGTCGTAATCGGGCTGCTTGTCACCCGCCTCGGCACCCACACCCCGCCGTTGCCTGCCGAAATAACGCTCCCCGACGGGGCGCGTGCGACAGCCCTCACCCAAGGCCAGGATTGGTACGCCGTGGTCACGGATCGCAACCAGATACTGATATTTGACCGTATGACCGGCGCGCTGCGCCAGACGGTCGACGTGAAATAGCGGCAAAGACCGGGCGCTGAATCGGCCCCGTGGCGGCTCGAACGGCCAAACATACAGTTAAGGCAGAGCGTTAACGCTGCCCGACAATACGCTGAATTTAAAGAGGAAGATGGTACCACCTCCTGGTCTCGAACCAGGGACCTCTTGATCCACAATCAAGCGCTCTAACCAACTGAGCTAAGGCGGCACGCAGGTGGGACTTATCTTTGTCGCGAAAAGATTGCAAGCCTTGCAGGCTGCGAAAATCACTTAAAACGTGATCTCGAAGGTCTGTTCATTCAGCGACTGCCCGAAGGACGTCACAGGGCGTTCAGCGATCAGGCGCCAACCGTTGCGCCGGTAGAGCGCGCAGGCCGCGCGGTGGCTTTCGTGGGTCCAAAGCTGCATCCCGTCATAGCCGCACGCGCGGGCGAATCCGGTGCATGTCTCAAGCAGACGCCGCCCCAGCCCCTTGCCGCGCGCATCCGGCATCAGCAGAAACAGGCGCAGTTTCGCGCGTGTCCCGTCCAACCGGACGCAGAAGATGGACCCGATGCGCTTGCCGTCCTCCCACGCGATCCAGCCCCGCTCGTCCTCGGGATCGTGTGACGCGATGAAATCATCGAGAATGCCCGCAACCAATATGCCGAACGACTCGTCGAATCCCTCCTCGCGGGCGTAATGCTTGGCGTGGGCGGCGACCAGCCAGTCGCGGTCGTCGGGCGTAAAGGGGCGCAGTTCGATGTCGGACATATGTTCAGGATAGCCCTTAGCAATCTTGCGTTTCAACCCGCGCGCGGATACCGCTATGCTGCTGTGACACAAGGGAGAGCGACCGTGGGCATCAATTCCGAAAGCGATATCGAAGCCAATCTTCAGATCGGACCGACCGAGCTGGGCATGGTGCGCCTGTTCGTCGAGGGGGGCGGTGTGGAACTGCCAATGGATTTCACGCCTGACGAAGCGCGCGAGATCGCCGAAGAGATCGTGGCGGCAGCCGCAACGGCGGCCAAGGTCGGCGGCAAGAAAAAGCGCTGAGCGCCGCGTCAGTCCCAGTCGGGATGCATGTCCGGATCGCGCAACACCTGCAACCGGCGTGCCGCCGTTGTGGCGAATTTCTGAACCATCGTCTTGCGACGGGCGGGCGCGAGCTTGGTCTCCTCCGACATGCGCAGTATTTCGGCGTTGTAGGCATCGGCCACGATCAATCCGTGATCGTCGGGCAAGATCTCGGTCGGGAACTCCGCATCCACCGCAAAGAAAAAACGGTCGGCCCACTCCAGATAGCCCTGCCATTTCTGGTCTGATGTGAAATCCGCCCGCGAGGATTTGCATTCGACGACCCAGATCTCGCCTTTCGGGCCCAGTGCCATCACGTCCACCCGCATTCCCCGCGTCGGGACCACTTCCTCCACGCAGGCGAACCCCAAGGAGGCAAGGTGGCGGGACACGCCCCGCTGCAAAAGCTGGCCGGGCTGGTAGGTTTGTGCAATCTGGTTCATGCGCAAAATAATGAACAATTCGTGAACATTTGCAACCCCCGTTCCTGCCGCGGTTGGCAGTGGGCGCGCGCGCCCCTATCTTTCAGACAACCAAAAGGATGCAACCGCGATGAGCACACCCGATGACCATTCCGCGCAGGCGCGCGGTGTCCGCTACGCGCGAGAACTCGAAGGACATGTCACGTGGCTCGATACTTTCTCGGGGACCGCTCTGGGCGTCTTGTCGGTGGCATCCGGCATCTACACCTATCTGGGGGTGTCGTCGCTGCTGGACGACAACGGCGCGATGACCGCATTTGCGGCGATCGCCTATTCCGTGGCGGTGTCTGTCGGCATCTTCGTGTTCTGGTCCTACATGATCCGCCTGTTTCCGGCGGTGCGCGGCGCACGGGCGCGGATCGCGCTCCTGGGCGCGATGGGTCTGGGATCGTTGGCCATCGTCGCCATGTCAAGCTGGCTGAACGCGGCGGCACTCGCCGGGTCGGCAGCGGTCGAACAGCACCTTGCCGAAACCGTTCAGGATTATCAGGGCGCGCTGGAACAGGCCCACGAGGTCGCCCTGACCGGTCAGGCGCTGGAGCGTGACGTGGCCCGCGTCCGGCAGTCCTTCGAGGATCTGAGCGAACAGGAGGCCACCGGCAATCTCTCCGGCCTTGCGGGCCGCGGTGCGGTTTTCCGCGTTCTGCGCCAGAAATCATCCGAGCTTGCCGCGCTGGAAGCCCAGATCGCGGCGCAGGAACCGCTTGTCCAATCCGCCTTTTCCGAAGGCAACGCGATCCTCAGCCGGATGCGTGCCCTCACGGTCGAACCCGGCCCGGTAGAGGCGCGGTCGGTGGAGTTTTCCGAACAGGCCGTGCGCCTTGCGGGGCTGATCACGCAGCTGCGCCAGCTCTCCGTGGCATCGCTGGTCGAACGCGCGGCGCAGGATCTGTCGGCCTCGGTTGTCCTGCCGGAACTCGATGGCCGGTCCGAGGCGACGCGCACGGATCAGGCGGCGACGATCACGTCGGTGCTTGAGGTGCTCGCCCAGCGCGCAACCACGTTGGAGCGCGCCGCGCAGGACGTTCTGGCGCGCCCCGCCCCGCCCGAGACGACCTATACGCCGATATCCTCTGCCGATGCGGTGATCCTTTATGCGCGCAACTTCGTGCCCTCATGGGCGGGGGCCATCGCGATTGACCTGCTGCCCGGTGTTCTGGTGCTGATTCTCGCGATCACGCAGGGCGCTATCCGCATGGGCCGCGAGGGCACCGCCATCGAAGACAGCATGACCCTTGCAGAGCTGCGTGCCGCCATGGCCGTGGTGCGCGAGCTCGATCCCGGCATGTTCCGCGACAGCGAGACGCCCGCCACGTCTCAGCCCCCTGCACCGCTGCCCAAACCGAAACCCGCCGCCGAATGACCGAGGCAACCCCGAAACGCAACACCGTCGGACGCGTCCTGATGGGTGTGCTGATCTTCCAGCTCGGCCTTGCCGGTCTGTTGTTTCTGGGCGACATGCAAAGCGGTTTCAGCCTGCCCGACTTCGGGCCGAGGGCGCCGCAGCTGACCGAACCGATCCGCCCCGGTGACCAAACACGGCGGTTCTCGCCCGATCGCTCGCCCCCCGGCGGGCAACCCCTGCGCACGGAGCCCCTGCCGGAGCGGCTGGTGCTGACTTCCGTGGCGGGCGGTGAGGCGATCCTGCTGGAAGGGGCCATCGCGGGAGGCGACGCCGAGCGCATCCTGAAGCTGATCGAAGACCTCCGGACCCCGCCCAGCCGGATCATCCTGAATTCGCCGGGCGGGTCTGTGCGCGATGCGCTTGTGCTGGGTCGCGCCGTGCGTCAGGCGGGGTTCGAGACCGAACTCCGCTCGGGCGACATATGCTATTCGGCCTGCCCCTACCTTCTGGCCGCTGGCACCACGCGCAGGGTGCCGGACGATGCGTCGGTGGGTGTGCACCAGCATTATTTCGGCGAAAGCACCCTGCTCCCCGCTTTTGTCGCAGTGGAGGATATCCAGCGCGGACAGGGCGAAGTGATGCGTTACCTTGACCAGATGGGTGTTGATCCGCTGGTCATGCAGCACGCACTGGTGACCCCGCCCGACGAAATCTATGTGCTGCTGCCCGAGGAACTGGTGCGGTACGGATTTATTGACGGTACAGAGGGCTGAGCCCTTGTCCGGACCGACCCCGCGGCTTATCTCTGGGCTGTGACGGGTTCTGCCCTGCTCGACTGACGTCTACATTCCAGTGGCCTTAAGCAAATCCG
Above is a genomic segment from Sulfitobacter sp. HNIBRBA3233 containing:
- a CDS encoding DUF6324 family protein → MGINSESDIEANLQIGPTELGMVRLFVEGGGVELPMDFTPDEAREIAEEIVAAAATAAKVGGKKKR
- a CDS encoding GNAT family N-acetyltransferase, which translates into the protein MSDIELRPFTPDDRDWLVAAHAKHYAREEGFDESFGILVAGILDDFIASHDPEDERGWIAWEDGKRIGSIFCVRLDGTRAKLRLFLLMPDARGKGLGRRLLETCTGFARACGYDGMQLWTHESHRAACALYRRNGWRLIAERPVTSFGQSLNEQTFEITF
- a CDS encoding RluA family pseudouridine synthase — translated: MSHRRITFILGETPPPRLDKALARDVPEDAALSRTRLARLIESGSVYVNEEIQRDPRAVVGEGAKIDIDVEEAEESHIQPEAIPLDIIFEDEDLIVVNKPAGMVVHPAPGSPSGTLVNALLAHCGDDLSGVGGMKRPGIVHRIDKDTSGLLVVAKSDAAHHGLAKQFEAHTVERYYRALVYGVPDANDPRLRGVKGASFETGNILKLTTQLARHRTDRQRQAVLFQGGKHAVTRARCIETFGVPPVLALMGCWLETGRTHQIRVHMAHAGHSLVGDPVYGGRRKLPKAALSETATEAVRGFDRQALHAAVLGFTHPLSGELIRFEAPLAQDMEDLLSCLT
- the rpoH gene encoding RNA polymerase sigma factor RpoH; protein product: MANYANLPAPTPEGGLNRYMQEIRKFPLLEPEEEYMLAKRWVEEQDTEAAHKMVTSHLRLAAKIAMGYRGYGLPQAEVISEANVGLMQAVKRFDPEKGFRLATYAMWWIRASIQEYILRSWSLVKLGTTSGQKKLFFNLRKAKNKIGALEEGDLRPENVEKIATQLGVTEAEVISMNRRMSGGDASLNATVGSEGEGTMQWQDWLEDEDADQASDYEARDELETRREMLAEALEVLNDREKDILTQRRLSDETVTLEDLSGQYDVSRERIRQIEVRAFEKLQARMREIAKEKGMMANA
- a CDS encoding DUF6476 family protein; the protein is MDELPEPGNLRFLRRMVTVLTLVMIGGVVVVIGLLVTRLGTHTPPLPAEITLPDGARATALTQGQDWYAVVTDRNQILIFDRMTGALRQTVDVK
- a CDS encoding MmcB family DNA repair protein gives rise to the protein MNQIAQTYQPGQLLQRGVSRHLASLGFACVEEVVPTRGMRVDVMALGPKGEIWVVECKSSRADFTSDQKWQGYLEWADRFFFAVDAEFPTEILPDDHGLIVADAYNAEILRMSEETKLAPARRKTMVQKFATTAARRLQVLRDPDMHPDWD